GACTTCTTACGCATACAGTAAGCGACACATTCGACAATTTTCGTCACGCTTTACTTCTTCACAGTCTGAACAACTAATGTTTAGCGCAAAAACAGCATAAGTGCCACAACTATTTGACACCGTACAAGATTTTCCTAACAAAATTACCGCATTTCTGTTTGTGAAGAGAACGTGTAAGATTGAATCAAATTAAAGATAACAGTTAAATTCTGTTAAAACTAAGTCAATTTGTTTGCTGGAAACAAATGATCCCAAATAGAAATAAGATCGTTTGACTTGTACATGTCTTCAGATTTTCGGTCAGTAAGAGACGTTTTGAACTACTTTGAAACCAATTATTCACCTGAGACATATCGTTTCGGGATATCAACTAAATATCCGGAGGTtaagaagatcaagaagaaaatccatcaattcattttaaaaactatttaaaaGTTTGTCAAGCTTGTTCAATTTCACtagatcggaggttcgagtccgccctagtgctcatcaaacctttcatccgtccggggtcgataaattggtaccagacctgtctggggggataaatacactgacttgacacatcggctagccaatgcaagtcattgtataggccagtttcgtaaacctcaaacgattctgaattgagggcgcatcccaaaaaCGCCAGAAATTTattcctttatcctttaaaatgTAGTTTCGTGGGACCTTATTAAATGTGTCTTGTGTTCTTCTTTgccactcttctttttttgcagatctTCAGAGGAGCACACGACGAACATGTCTTAAAAGTGCCAAGCTACATTACGTGGCGGAGGTGACTTAAAGATTAATGTCCTCGTTTTCCTTCGCATATGTCTTTTACATCAGTTATTCCAGACTTCAATCCCAGTTCCGCTCTCTTGACTCAAGCGACTGCACTGATCTCGTAAAAACGTTCCCAGCGCTTTCCAAGCTTGGTATGATTctactttgtttttcatttgatgcttaaaggcatcactccacgaatctgaggtggtaccgatttcaggtggagtattcgtatacgggatgggagactatggtgaggggggtgattccgtccatttcttcctaattggtttcaggcgttctgccgcagtattttctacagggagttcgactggagcgcgccagccttgttttttttacggcaattaggaagaaatggacggaatcaccctatgtaatagtctcccatcccgtatacgaatactccacctgaaatctgcaccacatcagattcgtggggtgatgcctttaaggatcgAACACAAATTCTAGGTGCTAGAAGCCTTAATATCTTTGATATTAAATTTGTTACCATTTCATCATCTGTCTTTAAAAACGAACGTTTTTGAGAGGACGATTGATTTTACTGTGCATTAGGGTGAGCCTTCTCTGAGGACCTCTCACGAaatgtttgttgtttaaaacGAAATCTGAAGTTTCAGCAAATGAAGTTAGCAGACCTAACCAAACGAAATTTCGTATCGTTTTGTCCTCTGATTCGCACGTGTTCCTCACCTaccataaattacaaaaagaacTTGTACTCATTCTTTCGTAATGAAACTGTACGTTGTCTACAAATGTACGAATCGATAGGCATTCTTTGTAGATGCTGAAATGATAGAACAATTCACGTGAGATGGCCTATCCTAGTCACCATTTTGCACAtcaattacgaaaaaaaagtattgattGTTCGTATTTATGCAACcatgaaaaattctaattcatcattaatagctttttttcctcaaaagaaGCTCAAACTGCTGATGCTTGGCGTAGTTTCGTTTTAACAACTTCACATCCTCGTACTTGATTTCATGCTAGGTACTATGGTGGATCGtatattgaatattttcagGTAGCTGTGGGGAGGGCTCTACAGTAGCTCCACAAACGCGTCCAAATCTTCGTTTAAGCAGATCACCTGAAGCCTACATCGGAAATGAACCTTTCTGCTCTTTTTATGGAGTACAGTCGTCTATTCTCACATATTTTAAAACGGCGATTCGCATCTTGAAAAGTAGTGGACTGTATTTACGGAAGCTTCGCAAACGCATAGAAGAACATCTGAAAAGTACAGTAGATGAACTTGACCAGGGATACCTTTCTAAACATAAAGTAACAGCAGTTTTAAAGCATACGGAAAGCGcgctttctcttcttccaaATGAGAAGAATGTAAAAATCTTTTCTGAGCCCATTAGAATGGTAACAAGAAGCCTATTGAAAGCCTCGGGTGAATTCTTAGATAGGTTAGAGGAATGCTACAGGGTTGCTGCTAAAGAGAAAGAGCAAGTTCGACGAATTGCTGAGagagtgaaaaacgaaaagaaagaaagttatGCGCTAGAGAGAAGGGATGTCGCACGTTACTTACGtgcaactgaagaaaaaatatctaaTCTACCGTTAAGAGGTAAATAATTTTGGATTTTGTGTGTATTTTGGTTTATGCATGAATGTCTTTGCGAACCATAACACCAAAACCTAAcataaatcttttctttcaccGGGTGTgtcatttcaaagttttcatagtgaagaaaatttgacGCAGTCTTATTTTGGAGAGTTGTCCCTTataagctttcttttttttctcgttgtttcTGTTGCGACTGGAGAGCAAGGAACTATAGCTTCGACGTTTTGTTAAAGTCGATTTGAATATCtttcaaatcaaaaagaaacatttgagCTGTGTCTGGGAAACACGTTGGAGGATGATTTTTATAAAATGCAAAGTGGTCAAACTTTCTTGCTCTGGAATCCTTATTCAAATCATATGCGGGTGAATCAGCATTGCTTGAACACGAGGAGAAAACATAGCCGTATCGGATGTTATAAATCATATGCACAATGAATGTTAAccaaattttcaacattgGCTCCAGGAGCACACTGGTTCCACTATCGGACTGGTAAAGAATAAGATATTTTTATCGTTTCGTGGATATGTTGGAAATGTTCTGTATGCCTCCTATCTCACCTCAAAGACCCCGAAATGTTAGCCATAATGAAGGGTGTTAACAGTCTTGGCTCTCGCTTCCTATTAATAATCGACAAGTTACACCCATTGTGCTGAGGTAaaaggaaggtcgaacttttaCGAGTTATGATTAAGATATTCGGCTTGAATGTTTGTGgaacattctcgaagcttCCCCacaatcatgctatataataatgcgcttagtccgtgtgtgtgtgtgtgcgtttgtctgtgtgtcacgaaaatactccatattTATGCAAAACTGtgcaccggtgaggtgccgaaccatcgccatgcacttgataggcgagcactctaccttttcatcATTGTATAAAACTATGTAAACATGTATGTTgcctttgataaggcaagttagtttctcccATATAATAGtcagggtaaataaacttttatgttaatgtatacttccaaatttgcaaactatcatgctatataataacgacgCTATTCTGtaacgtgtgtgcgtctgtgtatgtgtgtatctcagtcaagaaatccaaaaaacagagggagacggataccatgacgtcggtttggtgcgcttgAGCCTCAACGGGGTAAAATtgagtgagacgggtcctacggcaacgaattcgtgccccggagccagatagcagtaaaagggggtgcgacgggtcccatggggtcggaatggtgtACCGGTGCCAGAAAGTAATAGAGGAGAGACGGTTTCCGCTGCGCCCGATTGGTGCGCGTTAGCCCCagcgcagtagaatgggtttctatggttccttcacatGTCTATTTTCCAGCATGTCTCCATGacgctgctaacatcctttcatcaaaaagaggaaacataCGTGCGAACGGATGATTAAATACAAtgcatagtagccaacagtttactcgatctgacgtagaactttatttttatcactacgatagcgATATTCACCTTATTTcgtgttagcacatcattctttgctgatagttgagaacggaggaaactcatgctttgaataatttttccaaattgtggagatttgagagaagcatagatgtaaaatcaagtttgattgttctctaaatgtagaactgacgcgcttagggaaaaaccataaaatcttacatCCACGCTTAAACTtcgggttaaaaaaaaatggaagagagcgttgatgaaaaaaagctattctaatcttacaaaaatgtcactactgtTATATCTTTTtaatcggtgaaggcgagcggagcgaataccaaaaaaagcctgaagtccggctttagccggacgttcaggctggtaggTATATATACAGCCAGAGGGTCTTTCTTAACTTCAATCACGATGTGAATTACGCAAGAGCAACTCCGAGTTATCATCTTCTAGAATGGTGTGGCGGCATTGGAGCAACGGTAGCAGCCCGCAACATCAACAGCAGATTGCGCGAGGCCAGCACTACTCTCAGGTCGCTTGCGAGGCAAGCTCTGCTTCGCTCGCTTTGCAAGCGGAGGCGCCGACTTCGAAGACAACTTCCGGTCAGGACGCTCCCAAGCTGTCAAAAAGGATCCTGAGATCAACACTCACAGTCTTGCGACGAGACTCGGGTGTAGTCATTCAACTGTCGTTAGTCGCCTCCAGGCAATCAGCTACAGAAAAGTGCTGGGTCGATAGATCCCTCACGCCTTGACGGATGGCACCCGGTTTACCCGAGTATCGCCCGCATCAAAAGGAGTTTTTCGAAGATCCTATTGCTGGGGATGAAAGTTGGCTTTAATGTACGACTTTAATGCGCACTGTATCGTGTTGCTTCCTCGAGGAGAAAACCCGCCAAAGCAAGGCAGCTCGAATTTTGAACAGTTCCAATGCGTTGCTGAGCTGCCATTTCGGTGTCAAGAATGTAAACTTGCCCATACTGTCGTCGTTCTCCTGCGTTACTATGTAAACATCCAATTCGATGATAAATTTGGTCATGGATACGATAACATTACGGCCCTCATCTTCTCGGGACCTTTACTTGTCCACCCACTGAAGCTATCGCTAAAGCCGAGTTAAagttcctttcattttctaaaaGTTTCCTTTGACACTGTCTGTGCTCTGGATCTGTGAAACCTTCTCTTAAGAAAAGCTGTTTAGGAGGctctgcgaaattttcgaataaatcgAAGACAAATCGGCTATAATTGTAGCAGTCGCTGAACGTGCCAAGATGTTGCTCTTTTAATTCGAACGAAAGTTTACACAACGACAATTCATTTCTCCTAAGTAATTAGTTTCTGCTATTCGCGTTCTAAGCGCTAAACCAATCGTCTCTGCTGGACGCCGCCGTGGGTTTCTGCGTGACGCCGCCGCCTCTCAACATCAGCGTGCAATCGCAGGATTCGGTGTTCGCGGCTAACGTTGAGACGTTGCCTTCGTTGGCGGTGAGCGTTTAAAATCAAGCGTTCGGAGCGTTGAGTAGCTTCGCTTTGGCGGTGTCTCCGCTGTCGTTCTGCATTCTCGAGCAGACGTTCAGCTTCTCTTCAGCGCTTTCGATTTGTCAGCGCCTTTGTTAGCGTTGCGCATTTCCAAGCAAACGTTCAGTTCTTTTCTTGCTTGTCTGCGCCTCTGCAGACGTTGTATATTTTCAAACAGACGTTCAGCTCTGTCCTTATCGCTTTCGGTTTCTCTGCGCCTCTGTTGGCGCTGCGCGTTTTCGAGCAAACTTTCAGTTCTCTCTTCGGAGTTTTTGGTTTGTGATGCATACCTCATGAACTTTCTGACCGAGTGGTTTGCACAAAACATTTCTTATGCGCAGTCCTTCAAAATGGTGAATGAAGTTGAAAGAGCTGAGGAAGAAGCAGCGATACGTGATAACCGTCGACCAACTACTACTCGTatggtttttgaagaaagtagGAGAAGAAATATAGCACGTGGTCAGCGTGCATTACCTACGGCTAATGAGGTCATAATTGTGTATgttggagaagaaaatgatgttCCTCTTCCCAGAAATCCTGCAGTGTTCCTCAGGGAGTCAGATGGGACTTTTTCATTAAACATCAGCGATATTGACAAAAGATGCGACCTTCTTACGTATCCGcttctttttccaaatggAAGAGGTGGTTGGGATACAACGTTGATGGACAGAAGAGGGGCTCGCATCACCCACGTTAAGTACTACAATTACCTTTTCCGTTCGTGACAGTTTCAATCCGATTCTCCATTCAGGCAAGCTCTTTCAGGAGTTTGCTGTTGATACTTACGCGAAAATAGAGCAGAATCGTTTGAACTATCATAAAACCCATCAGGTCAATCTTCGCTCTGACTCCTATAGAGGTCTACAAAATTACCTAGCCGGAGAACATAACTACGGACCTCCAAGAAATCGCATTGTATTAGCGTCGTCACATATCGATAGTCCAAGGGCAATGCAACAATCCTATCAAGATGTCATGGCTATAGTTTCTCGATATCTAAAGCCCACCTATTTTCTTATGATTACCTGTAATCCTCAAGGGCACGAGATTCAAGAGAACCTTTACGAAGGACAAGTGGCCTCTGATAGACCAGATCTAACGGCGCGTGTCTTCAGTGGAAAACTAAAGGAATTATGTAATGACCTATTCAAAAGACGTGCTCGGGGAAATAGAAGCGTATGTTTTTGTCATCGAATTCCATGAAAAGGGTCTTCTGCATTGTCATATGCTGTCGATCATGAAACAAGGGTGGAAAGCGCAAACAGTAGTAGACGTAGATAATGTTGTTTGTGCTGAAATACCAGAGAGGGAGAACTGGAAGCATATGAGGCAGTCACTAAGTATATGATGCACAGAAAATGTGGCGCTGACGATCCCCATTCACCATACATGCGTGATGGGAGATGCGCAAAGCGTTACCCCAAACAGATTCGTGAAAGCGCGTCCATGGAAACTGATAGCTATCCGAGGTAGAGGAGACGGAATCGCACAACAGTTGAGATTAATGGGAGTGTGTATAGTGATGAGTGGGTCGTCCCGATCAATTTGTACCTCCTCACGAAATTTAACTGTCACGTGAACGTTGAAATTTGTGGTAGAATTTTGGCGGTGAAATATTTATACAAATACATTTATAAGGGGCCCGATCGTGCGCAAATAACTATTGAAAGCGATTCTGGTGGTAGCGGAAATCATGTGGTAGACGAGGTAAAAGAGCATTTGAACACTCGATATGTCTGCCCACCTCAAGCTCTTCACATAGTGTTTGGGTTTGCTATGCAAGAGAAATCTCACACTGTGTGCAGATTGGCTGTTCACCTACCTGAATATCAGACAGTTTGCTTCGTCACGGGACAAGAGCAACAAGCTCTAGATGGCACGCAATCTAACTTCACGACCCTTACCGCTTATATCGAGCTCAACCGGCTATGTGCTAATGTTTTCGACAATGGCCAGCTGTCTGATATGAACATTGATGCTCGcgaaattttttattgtcaGATCCCCGAGCATTTTTCAATCACAGCACGCCATGGAAACCAAGAAGACGTGGAGGGAGAGAAATAGCACGTATGTACACGGTTTCGCCCCGAGATGTCGAACGATACAGTCTCCGTGTCCTATTGTTAAACACCAAAGGAAAGATGTCATTCGAAGACCTGAGAACAGTAGATGGGCACACTTTGGTGAAGTGTGGTGTCAGCGTATCCAAAAGCTCGGTTCTCATGACATATTTCACTGCATTGCATTTTCTCTATTTGTTTTGATAGAACTTTCagtccacggatctccctcactagagggatcacagccggttagtcgcgaggctacgtggcgcgtcccctggtggcggatagggggctaatcgcggaccaaaagcgaccttgtgcttgcccagagacgcagtaggattcaggggatggactcactgtttctgctgagccaggactgacatCCTTgcatcccgcacgtcggtccggccaaaagcctgcaatcaagtgactgggaggtgcaaggaagGCAGTTTGGAGtctccaacaaataaactccacatgtccactacgggagaacggaagttctcccagaaactcatgggactagaggcttgcaacctgccggtgggttttaaaatttttacgcaaaacacagtaatagaaaagagtctcctgattctggaggaaagcctggcacggtagcgccaggtaggacgaggttacaggagtcatgtaggctaccaaaacggaaaaggactaggatggcgatctgtacttataacacACGTACGCCTGCATCGGAaacggccatcgaagatctgatgatgcaagccaagaagatcaagtacgacgccatcggactgaccgagacgagacgacgtcaccctctcaacgccgtatatgaaactggagaagaactgttcttaggaacatgcgacagtagaggtgttggtggagttggcgtcctcgtcaacacgactatggcaaagaacatcgactttttcgaacaacttacgaaccgaatcggacgtctgcggatgagaagatgtggtccaacaccagctttgaccatcttcgtcgcttacgctccaacatcaagctacgaagaagaagaagtcgaagctttctatatggacctggagaagttctatcgagaagatcatgccttctacaaggtcataattggctatttcaacgccaaagttggcccaagaagaatgccggaggaacttcacatcgggacccacggcctacaatggaatgaccagtgTGAGAGGCTcttcgagttcatcatgacgactaagaccatccatgggaactcgcaattccagaagccctcctctctacgctgaaCGTGGGAGTCACTCGGAGGAGGGCAGcgatgaaatagaccacatcatcgtcaataaaaggttctgcctgacggacgctgttgtaccaaagttctatacgggatcggaccatcgccttctcCGAggaagttcagagagagaaatcccaggactatcatcaacaaggatctcttcgctatgctagccggcttttgggaagattccgcagtGGACAACattgacgaggaatatgaccggcttgttgaacaccttcacgactacGCAAaaaaggctgagagttttaaaaccaccaagagacgcctgtctcttgaaactcttgagctgatacgccagcgtggagcagcacgagccgcagggaaccaagaactcacgtccgagctcgcaattCTTTgtagagaggcgataaaggaagaccttaaagagagaagagcagaagtgttagctgaagctgcagaggcggggaaaagcatccgctatgcccgtcgagacttcgccagtcgcaagacgaggatgactgctctccggaacccaaagggaacagccattgcatcgagaagggggatggagaaaatcatctacgacttctactctgatctcttcgacagccatgtccacttgcctcctcaccatctgagggaagacggacaagtcattccagaggttctcctgtccgaaatacgacatgctatcatgtcggtaagaaatcgtacggcacccggtcccgacagaataagaccagaacacctgaagagccttccgccagtactcatcaacaccttggcgaggctctttacatgttatctgtcggaatgcaaggttcctaaacagtggaagaccagcaagaccgtgttgttgtataaaaaaggagatccacatgacatcggcaactatcgtccaatctgcctactgtccgtcatctacaagctctttacaagagtgatcctcaataggattgaaaaagtcttggatgaaggacagccatgcgagcaagcagagtttcgaaaaggattcagcacgattgaccacattcacactgtttcgaaactcatcgaggtatcacgagagtacaagatgccgctctgtctcaccttcaacgacttaaagaaggccttcgactcagttgagacggaagcggtcgtggaagctttggacaaccaaggcgtccctactcagtacataaaggtacttcgagagttgtacagtgacttcacgaccggaatttcgccattctacaagaacatcatcattgacgtgaagagggtgatacaattccac
This window of the Necator americanus strain Aroian chromosome III, whole genome shotgun sequence genome carries:
- a CDS encoding hypothetical protein (NECATOR_CHRIII.G12298.T1); translated protein: MASTFKAILLTSFLGSVSSQGSVYELMKSVSGFTVSDLDILFDFIDKFGRWNLGPFERFPGFYQRSRDFTHKYDHRSSEGKGFIDKIFRGAHDEHVLKVPSYITWRRLQSQFRSLDSSDCTDLVKTFPALSKLGSCGEGSTVAPQTRPNLRLSRSPEAYIGNEPFCSFYGVQSSILTYFKTAIRILKSSGLYLRKLRKRIEEHLKSTVDELDQGYLSKHKVTAVLKHTESALSLLPNEKNVKIFSEPIRMVTRSLLKASGEFLDRLEECYRVAAKEKEQVRRIAERVKNEKKESYALERRDVARYLRATEEKISNLPLRGK
- a CDS encoding hypothetical protein (NECATOR_CHRIII.G12301.T1); this encodes MLAGFWEDSAVDNIDEEYDRLVEHLHDYAKKAESFKTTKRRLSLETLELIRQRGAARAAGNQELTSELAILCREAIKEDLKERRAEVLAEAAEAGKSIRYARRDFASRKTRMTALRNPKGTAIASRRGMEKIIYDFYSDLFDSHVHLPPHHLREDGQVIPEVLLSEIRHAIMSVRNRTAPGPDRIRPEHLKSLPPVLINTLARLFTCYLSECKVPKQWKTSKTVLLYKKGDPHDIGNYRPICLLSVIYKLFTRVILNRIEKVLDEGQPCEQAEFRKGFSTIDHIHTVSKLIEVSREYKMPLCLTFNDLKKAFDSVETEAVVEALDNQGVPTQYIKVLRELYSDFTTGISPFYKNIIIDVKRVIQFHPKYSQPPSRTQCESWNGTTWE
- a CDS encoding hypothetical protein (NECATOR_CHRIII.G12300.T2) produces the protein MAICTYNTRTPASETAIEDLMMQAKKIKYDAIGLTETRRRHPLNAVYETGEELFLGTCDSRGVGGVGVLVNTTMAKNIDFFEQLTNRIGRLRMRRCGPTPALTIFVAYAPTSSYEEEEVEAFYMDLEKFYREDHAFYKVIIGYFNAKVGPRRMPEELHIGTHGLQWNDQSPPLYAERGSHSEEGSDEIDHIIVNKRERNPRTIINKDLFAMLAGFWEDSAVDNIDEEYDRLVEHLHDYAKKAESFKTTKRRLSLETLELIRQRGAARAAGNQELTSELAILCREAIKEDLKERRAEVLAEAAEAGKSIRYARRDFASRKTRMTALRNPKGTAIASRRGMEKIIYDFYSDLFDSHVHLPPHHLREDGQVIPEVLLSEIRHAIMSVRNRTAPGPDRIRPEHLKSLPPVLINTLARLFTCYLSECKVPKQWKTSKTVLLYKKGDPHDIGNYRPICLLSVIYKLFTRVILNRIEKVLDEGQPCEQAEFRKGFSTIDHIHTVSKLIEVSREYKMPLCLTFNDLKKAFDSVETEAVVEALDNQGVPTQYIKVLRELYKGDTIPPKIFTATLENAMRKLEWDHMGVKVDGRQLHHLRFADDIVLITPSTSQAERMLTEFDETCGCIGLQLNPQKTMLMRNGWISVAPFTLNGTNISECTSYVYLGRELNMMNDLTPELGRRRRADWGAYKSIEDVVKKTRNTRLRACLFNTTVLPALTYASETWAFRKQEENAVSVIEQLRE
- a CDS encoding hypothetical protein (NECATOR_CHRIII.G12300.T1) translates to MAICTYNTRTPASETAIEDLMMQAKKIKYDAIGLTETRRRHPLNAVYETGEELFLGTCDSRGVGGVGVLVNTTMAKNIDFFEQLTNRIGRLRMRRCGPTPALTIFVAYAPTSSYEEEEVEAFYMDLEKFYREDHAFYKVIIGYFNAKVGPRRMPEELHIGTHGLQWNDQCERLFEFIMTTKTIHGNSQFQKPSSLR
- a CDS encoding hypothetical protein (NECATOR_CHRIII.G12299.T2), coding for MVNEVERAEEEAAIRDNRRPTTTRMVFEESRRRNIARGQRALPTANEEFAVDTYAKIEQNRLNYHKTHQVNLRSDSYRGLQNYLAGEHNYGPPRNRIVLASSHIDSPRAMQQSYQDVMAIVSRYLKPTYFLMITCNPQGHEIQENLYEGQVASDRPDLTARVFSGKLKELCNDLFKRRARGNRSGPDRAQITIESDSGGSGNHVVDEVKEHLNTRYVCPPQALHIVFGFAMQEKSHTVCRLAVHLPEYQTVCFVTGQEQQALDGTQSNFTTLTAYIELNRLCANVFDNGQLSDMNIDAREIFYCQIPEHFSITARHGNQEDVEGEK
- a CDS encoding hypothetical protein (NECATOR_CHRIII.G12299.T1); translation: MVNEVERAEEEAAIRDNRRPTTTRMVFEESRRRNIARGQRALPTANEVIIVYVGEENDVPLPRNPAVFLRESDGTFSLNISDIDKRCDLLTYPLLFPNGRGKLFQEFAVDTYAKIEQNRLNYHKTHQVNLRSDSYRGLQNYLAGEHNYGPPRNRIVLASSHIDSPRAMQQSYQDVMAIVSRYLKPTYFLMITCNPQGHEIQENLYEGQVASDRPDLTARVFSGKLKELCNDLFKRRARGNRSGPDRAQITIESDSGGSGNHVVDEVKEHLNTRYVCPPQALHIVFGFAMQEKSHTVCRLAVHLPEYQTVCFVTGQEQQALDGTQSNFTTLTAYIELNRLCANVFDNGQLSDMNIDAREIFYCQIPEHFSITARHGNQEDVEGEK